CCCTCGCCGGTGTCGCGGCGGACAGTTCGGGGAGCGGGGCCGCGTCCCGCCCCTCCAGGTCCCAGCCCGTACAGGCCTGGATGGCGAGAACCACCCACAACAGGCACGAGAGCCCAAACCCTCTCTTCGTCATGTCTCTCCCCCCGGTCGAGACTTCGCGTCGGAAATCATAGACGGGGTGAGCGCCGTCGAGTCGCGTCGAACGCCTCGAACGAGTACTCGTGAACAAGGCGAGTGATGGGATTACGACGAGTGGTCGAGCGCGTCGGAGACCGTGCGGACGAGTGTGTCCACGTCCTCCTTGGGGTCGACGAGGAAGCAGCGCATGCGCTCACCGCCGCCCACCACCACACAGACGCGGTCCTTGGGGCACAGCTTCAGACAGCTACTGCGGACGACCCGCACGCCCCGGCCCAACTCCTCCTTCAGCGTGCTCCGCAGTTCCTCCGCCCCCGCGCGCTTCATGCACTTGCGGCAGACGAACACCAGCCCATCCCACTTCGGCTGGACTTCCTTCGGCTGTGCCACGTCGCTCCGTCTCCTCGCTCCCGGCAAGCGGCTGTAACGCCCAGGGATGGAGGGCACAAGTGAGTCCGCTTCGTCCCCCGGGCAGCAGGCGGCCGAGGCTCCCGTCCCATCAACGAGCCGCTCCGAACAGGGTGAAACGGTGGAGTTCGCGGCTCCGAGGAACGCGCATCGCCTTGGCAACCCACTATTGGGCCAGGTCCTCCAGGACATCGGAGAGGGTAGTGGCATGCAGGGCCCGTTCGAACCAGCGATCGAGGGTGTCCAGGTCCGTGCAGGTGAGGATGCGTTGCCGGGCCTCGTCGTCGACGTGCACGCCCCGAGCGGCGAGAATCCGGACGATACTCGTCGCTTGTCCTTCCGCCCGCCCCTCGGCTCGTCCTTCTGCCCGTCCCTCCGCCCGTCCCCGCTGGCGGCCTTGCTCGATGAGCTCCTCGCCATAGCTGCGCATCAGTTCCTCCGCGCGTTGCGTACCCAGGACCGAATGTAGCACCTGCTCCGTTGCTCCACGCACCGACTTGTCCCCGACCAGGAGGAGATAGCGCACGACCATGACCAGTTCCTCCTGTCCGTTGGGGCTGGCCAACACCTGGGCCATGAGCGCCGTCCAGTCCGACAGCCTCCAAGCCAGTTCCCCGGTGCGCCCGTAGCGCAGCACGAGCAGGACCAGCCGCGCCAGGGGTGGACCCGGACGCGCCATCAAGGCCTCCGCGCGCTCGGCCGTCAGGTCATCGAGCAGGTACTCGAAGCGCGGCACCAGCGCCCGCCACCGTGCCCGTTCCTCATCTCCTTCTGGCAGGTCGAAGAGGTCCTCCACCCGGCGTGGTGCCGTCCAGGCCCCGTCCGGCCCGTGGTACATGACCAGGGGAAGGATGATGGGGAGCACGGCGCTCTCCGGGTGCTGCTGGCGCCAGTGCTCCACCAGACGCACCACGTAGCGCAGCATTCTCAGTGCCATCCACCTGTCCACCGAGGACTGGTGCTCCAGCAACACGTAGAAGAGGAGCGGCTGGCCCGTGCGCATCCGAGCCGAGAAGAGCAGGTCGCTCTCTGTCTCCCGTAGCTCCGGATCCACGACGGAGCCGGACTCCCGCCGCAGGGACGCCCAGTCCACCTCGGAGACGACATGCGAGGGGAGAACGGCGCGGAGCTCGGCCGCGGCCCGCTCTGGGTGACTGAAGGTATAGCGGGCAAGGAGGTCATGGGGTCCAGACATGACAAGTGGCCCCAAGCACGTGGCGAGCCAATCCTCCCGCCGGCCCGACTCTCCTCGGACACCGCCCCTGCGCTCACGGTTGGATGGCTTGCGGCTCGCGCGGCTTCCGCAAGCGCGCCGAGACCGGCACGTAGCACTTGCCCTGGTATTCGGCGTGATCCTCATAGCAGGGAGGCAACTCCACTCCCATCCCCAAAACCCGGCGCGCACCCGCAGACCACCGCTTCAGCCGCCCCTCCGGCCGCCGCGTCAGGTGACCGACCCGTCCCACAGTCCACCTGTTGGACCCCACGCGCGCTCTCGATTCCCACGCCCAACGGGCAGTTCATTCCGAGATGTTCGATATCTGCGCGTCAGGCGGTGAGCGAAGGTCTCCCCGCTCGCCGCATTCGCGAGCCTCCAGCAGGTTACTCAATATATTGGCTCATCCTTGCCCACTTCACAGGTCAGGTCTATACTGCCTGCATGGGTCATGACTTGAGCAACAACCCCGGGTGGCCGCTTGAAGAAGCGCCGTCGGCTCTCCATGCTCCAGGCATGAGCGGGTCGAAGCGCAGGGCCACCTACGAAGACCTGGAGACCGTCCCTCCCAACTGTGTGGGAGAGATCGTCGATGGCGAGTTGTACGTGAGCCCTCGACCGGCCTCGCCCCATGGTCGAGCCGCCTCCCGACTCGGGATGCTGTTGGGAGGACCCTTCGACCTGGGCGAGGGAGGACCCGGAGGCTGGCTCATCGTGGACGAGCCCGAGCTGCACCTGGGGGATGACGCCCTGGTGCCTGACCTGGCGGGCTGGCGCAGGGAGCGAATGCCGGAGATGCCGCACACGGCGGCCTTCACCCTGGTCCCCGATTGGGTGTGCGAGGTGCTCTCGCCCTCCACGGCGGTACTGGACCGGGAAAAGAAGATGAAGGCCTATGCCCGCGAAGGCGTGAGCCACCTGTGGTTGGTGGATCCCCTCCAGCGGTCGTTGGAAATCTATCGGCTGGAAGGTCGGCGCTGGACCCGGCAGGGCCACTGGAGCGGAGGCGTCACCGTGCACGCCGAGCCCTTCACGGTGCTCCCGCTGAAGCTCGCCACGCTCTGGGAGCGGTGACCCTGACAACCTGTGCGGCCCACCTTCTCGGTCGGCAATAATTCTCGCGAGTTGAGCCCTGAAAGCGCTCTCAACTCCGCTGCGTGAGCCGCCTCCAGCCAAGTTCCTCTTTGACATCCTTTCCGGCCCGTCCCATCTTGCCGCCCCCTTGCCATCCGGCAATGCAACACATCTGACCCAACTTGCTCTCCTGGAAACCTGACATGAAGAAGTGGATTGTCTGTCTTGCCTTCGCTATCTGTGGATGTGGCGGTAACAACCTCGTCGGCACCTGGAAGGGCAGTGCCAACGGCTGGGATGTCACCGTGAAGGTGAATGATCAGGTATCAGGTACTTTCGAAGCCGTGAGCGGGCTGATCAGCACCAACAAGGCAAACTGTTTCACCAATGCCCCCATGAGTGGGACGATCGCCGAAACGACCGTGGAGCTCGTCTCGGTCGGTTCGGGCTCCGCCAGCTCGTCCACGGGCATCCAGATTCAAGGGGAGTTCGACGGCGACAAGATCACCGGTTTCTTCGCCGTGAGCGCCCACCCCGACTCCGGGTGCGCTCAGGAGCGGAGCGCCATGACGCTGACGCGGCAGTGACGTCCGGCCCTCGCGGGCCCACCTCGCGCGAGGGCTCCGCCTCATCAAGGCCGCGGTGGGCGGCAAGCCGCTCGCGCCGCTGGCCCCACTCCCCAGACCCAGGGCTGAGGCACCCGCCCCCACCCGGACTCCGCCGTCAAGTTCCCGTCGACCCCCGCCGCGACACGTCCGGTCATTTCACCCGCGCCGCTTCACTGTTCACCTGTGGTAAATCGTCGGCCCGATGGCAACGAGCGACGAGCTGACCACAGCGGACCTGGAGCGGTTGTCACGGGCCGAGGCGCCCGACCTGGCGGAGGCCGTGCTGGCCTTCCTTGAGCAACCCGACAAGGTTCCCGACAAGCTGCCCCAGGGCGCCCTCACCTTCGACGGGCTCCGCTCCCTCCTCTCCCAGGCCCAGTCCCGCCGCAGCGCCGAGGCCCGTCACTCCGGCGCTCGCGATGCCTGGCAGCGCTTCCTCGCCCAGAAGGACGTCCCCCTCCCCTCGCGCTTCGCCCTCGCGGACCTCCTCGTCTCCCTCTACGAGCGCGACACCAGCGCCTCCCGCG
This is a stretch of genomic DNA from Archangium violaceum. It encodes these proteins:
- a CDS encoding (2Fe-2S) ferredoxin domain-containing protein, whose product is MAQPKEVQPKWDGLVFVCRKCMKRAGAEELRSTLKEELGRGVRVVRSSCLKLCPKDRVCVVVGGGERMRCFLVDPKEDVDTLVRTVSDALDHSS
- a CDS encoding Rpn family recombination-promoting nuclease/putative transposase; this translates as MSGPHDLLARYTFSHPERAAAELRAVLPSHVVSEVDWASLRRESGSVVDPELRETESDLLFSARMRTGQPLLFYVLLEHQSSVDRWMALRMLRYVVRLVEHWRQQHPESAVLPIILPLVMYHGPDGAWTAPRRVEDLFDLPEGDEERARWRALVPRFEYLLDDLTAERAEALMARPGPPLARLVLLVLRYGRTGELAWRLSDWTALMAQVLASPNGQEELVMVVRYLLLVGDKSVRGATEQVLHSVLGTQRAEELMRSYGEELIEQGRQRGRAEGRAEGRAEGRAEGQATSIVRILAARGVHVDDEARQRILTCTDLDTLDRWFERALHATTLSDVLEDLAQ
- a CDS encoding Uma2 family endonuclease produces the protein MSGSKRRATYEDLETVPPNCVGEIVDGELYVSPRPASPHGRAASRLGMLLGGPFDLGEGGPGGWLIVDEPELHLGDDALVPDLAGWRRERMPEMPHTAAFTLVPDWVCEVLSPSTAVLDREKKMKAYAREGVSHLWLVDPLQRSLEIYRLEGRRWTRQGHWSGGVTVHAEPFTVLPLKLATLWER